In Plutella xylostella chromosome 27, ilPluXylo3.1, whole genome shotgun sequence, one genomic interval encodes:
- the LOC105393706 gene encoding polyamine-transporting ATPase 13A3 yields MMSSDDDTEPLIHEAGPSTSEDLVSDSTVGPIHTEPELEEVVYGYRRSGWRKALVYSISTLLAGLPFLVFHWCPTWLLYATALRCPFHVADLILVVETYQKKCKSHYIHKIYNKNIGETRGQSNAGFQDEGDNTQEKPPILEDRLTPIHLEDGTKLHVSHYRYFVHKKCVFVWTAGAAGARGAAWGRLAGIERGATCASLHRTATELLDHDAMLHVYGSNTISVPVDSVLTLTLREIFNPFYIFQACTIALWLAEPYYYYCVAVVLMSTFGVTTSVIQTKKNQQNLRATVESQDSVEVLINGSAVTVPSDQLSPGDVLLLPAHGGRLHCDAALLSGTALLNESMLTGESVPVSKTALPRTNVPFDEKQHAAHTLYCGTHVIQTRYLNEPVKALVIRTGYHTSKGQLVRSILYPIPADFKFDRDSYKFILILTAIAILGLAYTVALKAYRSISPGDITLKALDIITIVVPPALPAAMTVGRLYAVSRLKRARVACLNTRAVNVSGSLDCMCFDKTGTLTEDGLAMWGCVPVSHATLPPCLSAPVRDPRALNDLHELKMAMACCHSLTKVEGELSGDPLDLEMFKATGWLLEEPDVPETANYDMLTPTVVRPSRNTNINVDDYHLPLEVGIILQNQFVSSLARASVATRTAGEDVVRVYCKGAPDTLHQHCRPETVPANLNSVLSQYAEKGYRVIALASRVMEVTYKQLMKMTREEMECELTFLGLVILENKLKPATAAVIKELKDADIHVVMITGDNIHTAISVATECGILARGERVVRLSAQPPRTVRTHCTLHGVPIGKPSELREAGSVDSGLVSEWSGSASASASGVEAEPRAPNYKVAMTGDTWKILREHYPSLVPRIIARGAVFARMTSEQKQQLIVEYQALGYYVGMCGDGANDCGALRAAHTGISLSELESSVAAPFTAADPDIVCVTRVLREGRAALTTSFGIFKFMVAASLTEFLSVALLYYFDSNLADFQFLFIDVALVVNFAALFGKTEAFRGKLCKIPPLTSLLGLVPLLSLFVQMALVAVGQYLSYYAISRFPWYNRHTFEGDEAYECYENYAIYVVSMFQYVILAIVFSHGSPYRRSVITNKQMMISVAIMTGICIYLTVAPAEWLARFMELKMPQDSLMCYIVLAIAAVNLALALFFERFVIQFMMEERQMIPRFLKERVVRKTPHLMIKRQLSDSDYLNCEDVISYEQETATVTDSSSSEKDR; encoded by the exons ATGATGTCTAGTGATGATGACACGGAGCCGCTGATCCATGAGGCTGGCCCAAGCACTAGCGAGGATCTGGTCTCCGACTCCACTGTTGGGCCTATCCATACCGAACCTGAGCTAGAAGAG GTAGTATACGGCTACCGGCGCAGCGGCTGGCGGAAGGCGCTGGTCTACTCCATCTCCACGCTGCTGGCCGGGCTGCCATTCCTCGTGTTCCACTGGTGCCCGACCTGGCTGCTGTACGCCACGGCTCTGCGGTGCCCCTTCCACGTGGCTGATCTTATACTTGTTGTT GAAACATATCAAAAGAAATGCAAAAGTCACTACATTCACAAGATatacaacaaaaatattgGGGAGACAAG GGGACAATCAAATGCAGGATTTCAAGATGAAGGCGATAACACTCAGGAAAAGCCTCCCATATTAGAAGACAGACTAACACCCATTCATTTGGAAGATGGAACCAAATTAC ACGTCTCCCACTACCGCTACTTCGTGCACAAGAAGTGCGTGTTCGTGTGgacggcgggggcggcgggggcgcggggggcggcgtgGGGGCGCCTAGCCGGGATAGAAAGGGGCGCTACTTGTGCCAGTCTGCATAGGACTGCTACTGAGCTGCTGGATCATGATGCTAT GCTACACGTATACGGCTCCAACACAATCTCAGTCCCAGTCGACTCAGTCCTAACCCTGACCCTGCGTGAGATCTTCAACCCGTTCTACATATTCCAAGCGTGCACCATCGCGCTGTGGCTCGCCGAGCCGTACTACTACTACTGCGTCGCCGTGGTACTCATGTCCACGTTCGGGGTCACTACTAGCGTTATACAGACTAAGAAG AACCAACAAAACCTGCGCGCCACCGTCGAGTCCCAAGACTCCGTAGAAGTCCTGATCAACGGCTCAGCAGTCACCGTCCCAAGCGACCAGCTCTCCCCAGGGGATGTCCTACTGCTGCCAGCACACGGCGGCCGCCTGCACTGCGACGCCGCGCTGCTGAGCGGCACCGCGCTGCTGAATGAGAGCATGCTCACCG GCGAGTCAGTACCGGTGTCAAAGACAGCGCTACCGCGGACGAATGTGCCGTTCGACGAGAAGCAACACGCGGCGCACACACTGTACTGCGGGACCCATGTCATACAGACGCGGTACCTCAACGAGCCTGTCAA GGCTCTCGTGATTCGAACCGGCTACCACACGAGCAAGGGGCAGCTGGTGCGGTCCATCCTCTACCCCATTCCTGCCGACTTCAAGTTCGACAGAGACTCGTACAAGTTCATACTGATCCTCACTGCGATAGCTATACTGGGGCTGGCTTATACTGTCGCTTTGAAG GCATACCGCTCCATCTCCCCTGGTGATATAACGTTGAAAGCTCTCGACATAATTACCATAGTGGTACCGCCCGCGCTGCCCGCTGCCATGACAGTCGGCCGGCTGTATGCG GTGTCTCGGCTGAAGCGCGCGCGCGTGGCGTGTCTCAACACGCGCGCCGTCAACGTGAGCGGCTCGCTCGACTGCATGTGCTTCGATAag ACAGGCACCCTAACAGAAGACGGCCTGGCTATGTGGGGCTGCGTGCCCGTGTCCCATGCTACACTCCCGCCGTGTCTCTCGGCCCCCGTGCGAGACCCCCGGGCGTTGAATGACCTGCATGAGTTGAAGATGGCGATGGCGTGTTGTCATAGTTTGACTAAGGTGGAAGGGGAGTTGAGTGGCGATCCGCTGGATTTGGAG ATGTTCAAAGCAACCGGCTGGCTGCTAGAAGAGCCGGACGTCCCCGAGACGGCCAACTACGACATGTTGACTCCCACCGTGGTGCGCCCGTCGAGGAACACTAATATCAATGTGGATGATTACCAT CTGCCCCTAGAAGTGGGCATAATCCTGCAGAACCAGTTCGTGTCGTCGCTCGCGCGCGCCTCCGTGGCCACGCGCACAGCGGGCGAGGATGTCGTACGAGTGTACTGCAAGGGCGCGCCCGACACACTGCATCAACACTGCAGGCCCGAGacag TGCCAGCGAACCTCAACTCAGTGCTCAGCCAGTACGCGGAGAAGGGGTACCGCGTGATCGCGCTCGCGAGCCGCGTCATGGAGGTCACCTACAAGCAACTCATGAAGATGACCAGGGAAGAG ATGGAGTGCGAGCTGACATTCCTGGGGCTGGTGATCCTGGAGAACAAGCTGAAgcccgccaccgccgccgtcaTCAAGGAACTGAAAGACGCCGATATACATGTGGTTATGATCACCG GCGACAACATCCACACGGCGATCAGCGTGGCGACGGAGTGCGGCATCCTGGCGCGCGGCGAGCGCGTCGTGCGCCTGAGCGCACAGCCCCCGCGCACCGTGCGCACGCATTGCACGCTGCATGGG GTGCCAATAGGCAAGCCATCAGAACTCCGCGAGGCCGGCAGCGTGGACAGCGGGCTGGTCTCCGAGTGGTCCGGTTCCGCTTCCGCTTCCGCCTCCGGTGTGGAAGCGGAGCCGCGAGCGCCCAACTATAAGGTCGCTATGACTGGGGACACTTGGAAG ATTCTCCGCGAGCACTACCCCTCGCTCGTCCCGCGCATCATCGCGCGCGGCGCCGTGTTCGCGCGCATGACGTCGGAGCAGAAGCAGCAGCTCATCGTGGAGTACCAGGCGCTCGGGTACTATGTCG GTATGTGCGGCGACGGCGCCAACGACTGCGGAGCTTTACGAGCGGCGCACACCGGCATCTCCCTCTCAGAACTAGAGTCGAGTGTCGCCGCGCCCTTCACCGCCGCTGACCCAGACATCGTGTGTGTCACCAGGGTCTTGAGGGAGGGAAGAGCAGCCTTGACTACCAGCTTCGGGATCTTTAAGTTTATGGTTGCAGCCAGTCTGACTGAATTCCTGTCTGTCGCTTTGCTGTATTACTTTGATTCGAATTTAGCAGATTTTCAGTTTTTGTTTATCGATGTGGCGTTGGTGGTGAATTTTGCCGCGCTGTTCGGGAAGACGGAAGCGTTTAGGGGCAAGTTGTGTAAGATTCCGCCGTTAACGTCGCTGTTAGGGTTAGTTCCGTTGTTGTCGCTGTTTGTGCAGATGGCGCTAGTGGCGGTAGGGCAGTATTTGAGTTATTACGCTATTTCGCGGTTCCCCTGGTATAATAGGCATACTTTTGAGGGCGATGAAGCATATGAGTGTTACGAGAATTACGCCATTTATGTCGTGTCCATGTTTCAGTATGTCATTCTGGCAATTGTCTTCAGCCATGGATCGCCGTACCGTCGTTCCGTCATCACGAATAAACAGATGATGATCAGTGTAGCGATCATGACAGGAATTTGTATCTATTTGACAGTGGCGCCGGCGGAATGGCTCGCCAGATTCATGGAACTAAAGATGCCTCAAGATTCCCTCATGTGTTATATCGTGCTAGCGATAGCTGCTGTCAATTTGGCGCTAGCTTTGTTCTTCGAAAGGTTCGTCATACAGTTTATGATGGAGGAGAGACAGATGATACCGAGGTTTTTGAAGGAAAGGGTGGTGAGGAAAACACCGCATCTGATGATTAAGCGCCAGTTGTCCGATTCTGACTACTTGAACTGTGAGGATGTCATTTCTTACGAACAGGAAACCGCTACAGTGAC